Proteins from a single region of Desulfolutivibrio sulfoxidireducens:
- a CDS encoding response regulator: MPTILIADDSMFQRFQTAKMAAQFGYEVLEAKDGEECLRVVLEKRPEVLLLDLNMPVLDGLAVLERLGAAGAMPPWVFVITADIQDTTRKRCLELGARDCINKPVDQAVLERCLAEAGTRLG; the protein is encoded by the coding sequence ATGCCCACCATCCTGATCGCCGACGATTCCATGTTCCAGCGTTTCCAGACCGCAAAGATGGCCGCGCAATTCGGTTACGAGGTCCTCGAGGCCAAAGACGGCGAGGAGTGCCTGCGTGTGGTTCTGGAAAAAAGGCCCGAGGTGCTGCTTCTTGACCTGAACATGCCCGTCCTCGATGGCTTGGCCGTCCTTGAGCGTCTTGGCGCGGCCGGGGCCATGCCCCCATGGGTGTTCGTGATCACCGCCGATATCCAGGACACCACCCGCAAGCGGTGTCTGGAACTGGGCGCGCGCGACTGCATCAATAAACCCGTTGACCAGGCCGTCCTCGAGCGATGCCTGGCCGAGGCCGGCACTCGCCTGGGATGA
- a CDS encoding glycosyltransferase family 39 protein: MASLIPARLAATPARPLCAAALCFAALFLAGAFAVDPVSFLMWANYGLRQAWLLILGFFAGRLIPDCRPFRPVRLPTAVAQALALLVAAVMVRHTSAPFFYLTIYPDAHRITSLAAFLAGAAAGAAVFLARSRGPAPRLLERIARVDIPLPALVFGSSLLFLPEVWAFVADNWNCSGFMDSQVYDHISHDIATGLRPFGSSYYMPLYQYGLAALYYAFGHFFWLAQVSNGLAASATLACVGLCAWNIFKDRRAVLLALILAATTPTLRYTPILPQIENWYIPLFALTVLLFTVIWNRPTMANAVAFGLSLGLLLNTRNQGAFYVLAASLAPLLAAPRGGRKKAVLLVLTVWLTVGATLVPWTLRNAHVEGRLSPGSEQGPLQMAIMNDKRIGFYGLRFDINYFDILEEYRRRFPDTAERIRECSREAREKLLEDPAWTLRAVFWRGLAFYGLAPAAVWSWSPADSPEPVIDWPKEARSLFSLSSHRYIALFYLVGSLAGLAMRPRRINLALALLALGNFLVVVFVGFNEERIHYPNLVVHLLLALSIFFSPRLGSQSGPTHPEFTKRSLLLLPAVVLLGAAFLILAHQAVGKRFASAPLAEPVSIDPAARPDPGLPVFSELVANLPPNAAPSLRPGQRVLLTLRLSNDAAPPAFAAFPGSPLKFIPGFANDPLRERFLYASLVPSSGFYPLVSAFYYGETVSTAGVSFFGARSDAPLREGDLVLAEAEALLVPPLAPGPPDQSQIINPWFRIVAMRRLGPDTDR; the protein is encoded by the coding sequence ATGGCCTCATTGATCCCGGCCCGGCTCGCCGCCACGCCGGCCCGACCGCTTTGTGCGGCCGCACTCTGTTTCGCCGCCCTTTTTCTGGCCGGGGCCTTTGCCGTGGACCCGGTGTCCTTCCTGATGTGGGCCAACTACGGCCTCAGACAGGCATGGCTGCTCATTCTGGGTTTTTTCGCCGGCCGGCTGATCCCCGACTGCCGTCCCTTTCGGCCCGTCCGCCTGCCGACGGCCGTGGCCCAGGCTCTGGCCCTGCTTGTCGCCGCGGTCATGGTCCGGCACACCAGCGCGCCTTTTTTCTACCTGACCATCTATCCCGACGCCCACCGGATCACCTCCCTGGCCGCCTTCCTGGCCGGGGCCGCGGCCGGGGCGGCCGTCTTTTTGGCCCGGTCCCGAGGCCCTGCCCCCCGGCTTCTCGAGCGGATCGCGCGGGTGGACATCCCCTTGCCCGCGCTGGTGTTCGGTTCGTCCCTTCTTTTTTTGCCCGAGGTCTGGGCCTTTGTCGCGGACAACTGGAACTGCTCGGGGTTCATGGACTCCCAGGTCTACGACCACATCTCCCACGACATCGCCACAGGCCTTCGGCCCTTCGGCTCGTCCTACTACATGCCCCTGTACCAGTACGGACTGGCCGCGCTGTATTACGCCTTCGGCCACTTCTTCTGGCTCGCCCAGGTATCCAACGGCCTGGCCGCCTCGGCCACCCTGGCCTGCGTCGGGCTGTGCGCCTGGAACATCTTCAAGGACAGGCGGGCCGTGCTTCTGGCCCTGATCCTGGCCGCGACCACCCCGACCCTGCGCTACACCCCGATCCTGCCCCAGATCGAAAACTGGTACATCCCGCTTTTCGCCCTCACGGTCCTGTTGTTCACCGTCATCTGGAACAGGCCGACCATGGCCAACGCCGTGGCCTTCGGCCTGAGCCTGGGGCTTTTGCTCAACACCCGCAACCAGGGCGCGTTCTACGTCCTGGCCGCCTCCCTGGCCCCGCTTCTGGCCGCGCCCAGGGGGGGCCGCAAAAAGGCCGTGCTCCTGGTGCTGACCGTCTGGCTGACCGTGGGCGCGACGCTCGTGCCCTGGACCCTGCGCAACGCCCATGTGGAGGGCCGGCTGTCCCCGGGCTCGGAGCAGGGCCCGCTGCAGATGGCGATCATGAACGACAAGCGCATCGGATTCTACGGCCTGCGCTTCGACATCAACTACTTCGACATCCTCGAGGAATACCGGAGGCGCTTCCCCGACACGGCCGAACGGATCCGGGAATGCTCGCGCGAGGCCCGGGAGAAGCTCCTGGAGGACCCGGCCTGGACCCTGCGGGCCGTGTTCTGGCGCGGCCTGGCCTTCTACGGCCTGGCCCCGGCGGCGGTGTGGAGCTGGTCCCCGGCCGATTCCCCGGAACCGGTCATCGACTGGCCCAAAGAGGCGCGCTCCCTTTTTTCCCTCTCCTCCCACCGCTACATCGCCCTGTTCTATCTCGTCGGCAGCCTGGCCGGGCTGGCCATGCGTCCCCGGCGCATCAACCTCGCCCTGGCCCTCCTGGCCCTGGGCAATTTCCTGGTCGTCGTGTTCGTGGGGTTCAACGAGGAACGCATTCATTATCCGAACCTCGTCGTGCATCTGCTTCTGGCCTTAAGCATCTTTTTCAGCCCCCGACTCGGGAGTCAATCCGGCCCCACGCACCCTGAGTTCACGAAACGCTCCCTGCTCCTCCTGCCGGCCGTGGTCCTTCTCGGCGCGGCCTTCCTGATCCTGGCGCACCAGGCCGTGGGAAAACGCTTCGCCTCCGCCCCCCTGGCCGAACCGGTCAGCATCGACCCCGCAGCCCGTCCCGACCCGGGTCTTCCGGTCTTTTCAGAACTCGTGGCGAATCTCCCGCCGAACGCCGCCCCTTCCCTGCGCCCCGGGCAGCGCGTCCTGCTGACCCTGCGGCTCTCCAACGACGCCGCCCCCCCGGCCTTCGCCGCCTTTCCCGGCTCCCCCCTGAAATTCATTCCCGGGTTCGCCAACGACCCTCTCCGGGAACGCTTCCTGTACGCCTCCCTGGTCCCCTCCTCCGGCTTCTACCCCCTGGTCTCGGCCTTCTACTATGGCGAAACCGTCTCCACCGCCGGGGTTTCCTTTTTCGGGGCGCGATCCGACGCGCCGCTACGGGAGGGTGACCTCGTTTTGGCTGAGGCCGAGGCCCTCCTCGTGCCGCCTCTGGCCCCGGGCCCCCCGGACCAGTCGCAAATCATCAATCCCTGGTTCCGGATCGTGGCCATGCGGCGGCTTGGGCCGGACACGGACCGCTGA
- the kdsB gene encoding 3-deoxy-manno-octulosonate cytidylyltransferase, producing MDSPQARALCVIPARYGSTRLAAKALADIHGRPMVRHVYENAAKARLIDGIVVATDDQRIFDAVVSFGGRAMMTGAHHESGTERVAEVAGRLAARIYVNVQGDEPLVRPADVDRLVAILESRPDRRVASLCHVMRPDDLDNPSAVKVVLAHNGDALYFSRAGIPYPRRPGATHLKHMGLYAYRRSFFDDFPSLPPSPLAECEQLEQLRFLQAGIPIAMGLTDPMPGPSVDTAADLEAVRAVLATRLPAG from the coding sequence ATGGATAGTCCGCAGGCGCGGGCCCTGTGCGTCATCCCCGCCCGCTACGGTTCCACGCGTCTGGCGGCCAAGGCCCTGGCGGATATCCACGGCAGGCCCATGGTCCGGCATGTGTACGAGAATGCGGCCAAGGCCCGGCTGATCGACGGCATCGTGGTGGCCACCGACGATCAGCGGATCTTCGACGCCGTGGTGTCCTTTGGCGGCCGGGCCATGATGACCGGCGCGCATCACGAGTCCGGCACGGAACGCGTGGCCGAGGTGGCGGGGCGATTGGCGGCCCGGATCTACGTCAACGTCCAGGGCGACGAACCCCTGGTGCGCCCCGCCGACGTGGACCGGCTGGTGGCGATACTCGAATCGCGGCCCGACCGGCGGGTGGCCAGCCTGTGCCACGTCATGCGCCCGGATGATCTGGACAACCCCAGCGCGGTCAAGGTCGTTTTGGCCCACAACGGCGACGCCCTGTATTTCAGCCGGGCCGGCATCCCGTACCCGCGCCGCCCCGGGGCCACGCACTTGAAGCACATGGGGCTTTACGCCTACCGCCGATCCTTCTTCGACGACTTCCCGTCCCTGCCGCCGTCCCCCCTGGCCGAATGCGAACAGCTCGAACAGTTGCGCTTTCTCCAGGCCGGCATCCCCATCGCCATGGGCCTCACCGATCCCATGCCGGGTCCTTCCGTGGACACGGCGGCCGACCTGGAGGCCGTCCGGGCCGTGCTCGCAACGCGCCTCCCCGCCGGGTGA
- a CDS encoding KpsF/GutQ family sugar-phosphate isomerase: MHSLLQTFCDTIRIEAQAVEALLGHDFAGITAVVERIVQSDAKLIVTGLGKSGIIARKISATLSSTGTPSVFLHASEACHGDLGMIRPPDIVLAVSNSGETEELLRLIPYLKHNGIHFIAMTGNPQSTLARHADFHLDARVPGEACPLRLAPTSSTTAALVLGDALAMTLIQARGFQARDFAECHPGGRLGRMLLTTVEMVMKTDRLPFAREGTPLSELPLIMSEGRCGLAIITDDQGRATGIITDGDLRRAFERHELATMRDLLARDIMTPNPKRVAHTTLLADAEKLMQRQKIASLLVTRDDEIIGIVQLYDLQ, translated from the coding sequence ATGCACAGCCTTCTTCAGACCTTTTGCGACACCATCCGCATCGAGGCCCAGGCCGTCGAGGCCCTGCTCGGCCACGACTTCGCGGGGATCACCGCCGTCGTCGAACGCATCGTGCAAAGCGACGCCAAACTCATCGTCACCGGCCTGGGGAAATCCGGCATCATCGCCCGCAAGATCTCCGCCACCCTGTCCAGTACCGGCACCCCCAGCGTGTTTTTGCACGCCAGCGAGGCCTGCCACGGCGACCTGGGCATGATCCGGCCCCCGGACATCGTGCTCGCCGTGTCCAATTCCGGGGAGACCGAGGAACTGCTGCGGCTTATCCCCTACCTCAAGCACAACGGCATCCATTTCATCGCCATGACCGGCAACCCCCAGTCCACCCTGGCTAGGCACGCGGATTTCCACCTGGACGCCCGCGTCCCCGGGGAGGCCTGCCCCTTAAGGCTGGCGCCCACCTCCTCCACCACCGCCGCCCTGGTCCTGGGCGACGCCCTGGCCATGACCCTGATCCAGGCCCGGGGCTTCCAGGCCAGGGACTTCGCCGAGTGCCACCCGGGGGGCAGGCTCGGCCGGATGCTTCTGACCACCGTGGAGATGGTCATGAAGACCGACCGGCTGCCGTTCGCCCGCGAGGGCACGCCCCTGTCCGAACTGCCCCTGATCATGAGCGAGGGACGCTGCGGCCTGGCCATCATCACCGACGACCAGGGCCGGGCCACAGGGATCATCACCGACGGCGACCTGCGCCGGGCCTTCGAGCGCCACGAACTGGCCACCATGCGGGACCTGCTGGCCAGGGACATCATGACCCCGAACCCCAAGCGCGTCGCCCATACGACGCTTCTGGCCGATGCGGAAAAGCTCATGCAGCGCCAGAAGATCGCCTCGCTCCTGGTGACCCGCGACGACGAGATCATCGGCATCGTCCAACTCTACGACCTGCAATAG
- the kdsA gene encoding 3-deoxy-8-phosphooctulonate synthase codes for MALDPPWDVVFGNALPLVVIAGPCAMEGLEFGLRTAEALRGIFAEAGIAFVYKSSFDKANRTSGGSYRGVGLAQGLTILGRIRETVGVPVLTDVHTPEQAGPVARVADMLQTPAFLCRQTDFIQAVAGAGKPVNLKKGQFLAPWDMANVLDKALETGNARLTLCERGAMFGYGNLVADMRSLTVMAGTGFPVVFDATHSVQLPGGLGQRSGGQREHVPTLARAATAAGIAALFLETHPDPDRAPCDGPNMIPFSQLPGLLRQLKRIDEVVKNG; via the coding sequence GTGGCCCTTGATCCGCCCTGGGACGTGGTTTTCGGCAACGCCCTGCCCCTGGTGGTCATCGCCGGGCCGTGCGCCATGGAGGGCCTGGAATTCGGGTTGCGGACCGCCGAGGCCTTGCGCGGGATCTTTGCCGAGGCCGGGATCGCGTTTGTCTACAAATCGTCCTTCGACAAGGCCAACCGGACCTCGGGCGGGTCCTACCGGGGCGTGGGGCTGGCCCAGGGCCTGACGATTCTGGGCAGGATACGGGAAACGGTCGGGGTTCCGGTCCTGACCGACGTGCACACCCCGGAGCAGGCCGGGCCGGTGGCCCGGGTCGCGGACATGCTCCAGACCCCGGCCTTCCTGTGCCGCCAGACGGATTTCATACAGGCCGTGGCCGGGGCGGGGAAGCCCGTCAACCTGAAAAAGGGCCAGTTCCTGGCCCCGTGGGACATGGCCAACGTGCTGGACAAGGCCCTGGAGACCGGCAACGCCCGGCTGACCCTGTGCGAGCGGGGGGCCATGTTCGGGTACGGCAATCTCGTGGCCGACATGCGCTCCCTGACCGTCATGGCCGGGACCGGATTCCCGGTGGTCTTCGACGCCACGCACAGCGTGCAGCTTCCCGGAGGCCTGGGACAGCGAAGCGGCGGCCAGCGCGAACACGTGCCCACCTTGGCCCGGGCGGCCACGGCCGCGGGGATCGCCGCCCTTTTCCTCGAAACCCATCCCGATCCGGACAGGGCGCCCTGCGACGGGCCGAACATGATCCCCTTTTCCCAGTTGCCGGGGCTTTTGCGCCAACTCAAGCGCATCGACGAGGTGGTGAAGAATGGATAG
- a CDS encoding DUF2142 domain-containing protein, translating into MRHSRGEGRPGQGRQPTRGRGPVTSSIWVRLDAILHGIASFLSASGKTSSWVLLMIFVAIACFSAIIPPFQSPDEFDHIARAYLLGKGSIILETPSGSASGGMIDSGLAEYMKVYEALPFHPERKVSACEVATAGAIGWTGHKVFRAAPGTGYYFPLIYLPQTIALVLGEHLGLSVDASYHLARILAILAIAVLLAVSFSIYNVSPLTIALLVMPMSLFQMSSASIDGISTALAIFSVSVFLRMATDKELFDTWQYYALALSVALLATSRIHLLSLLLLVFYVCYYRRKPRNFIIWALLLFFVALWIVVAVLNTVDTRILLGATPSTIFVYYLKNPFMFFRVLFDTILSGDRIQFYIHSFFGILGWVDTLFSYEIYPVFIYPLILVGLLSISPARSRPERTARLVVFSCAVLSILLMFFALLVTWTPHPARMIEGVQGRYFLVPMIFISYAISGGGKLDAGLLRRIALVVLLLLGLYTVVHTSWLLVKRYYLADAPPGIPFFLDEDASVSGKDLAAGPLAVPAVQAGPLRAPDLAGARPWPEAGRDD; encoded by the coding sequence ATGCGGCACAGTCGTGGCGAGGGACGTCCTGGCCAGGGCAGGCAGCCAACGCGGGGGAGAGGTCCGGTGACCTCATCGATATGGGTTCGGCTTGATGCCATTTTGCATGGGATAGCATCCTTTTTGAGCGCGTCCGGAAAGACAAGCTCATGGGTGCTGCTCATGATTTTTGTCGCCATCGCCTGTTTTTCGGCCATCATCCCGCCTTTTCAATCCCCTGATGAATTTGACCATATCGCTCGCGCCTACCTTCTCGGGAAAGGCTCGATCATTCTGGAAACGCCCTCCGGCTCCGCCTCCGGAGGCATGATCGACTCCGGGCTTGCCGAGTACATGAAGGTCTACGAGGCGCTTCCGTTCCATCCGGAAAGGAAGGTATCGGCATGTGAAGTCGCCACGGCGGGCGCCATTGGCTGGACCGGGCACAAGGTCTTCCGGGCGGCCCCCGGCACCGGATATTATTTCCCCCTGATCTATCTGCCCCAGACCATCGCCCTGGTTCTGGGGGAACACCTGGGCCTTTCCGTGGACGCCTCATACCATTTGGCGCGGATCCTGGCCATTCTCGCCATCGCGGTGCTGCTTGCCGTTTCGTTTTCCATCTACAACGTGAGTCCTTTGACCATCGCCTTGCTCGTCATGCCCATGAGTCTTTTCCAGATGTCGTCCGCGAGCATCGACGGAATTTCCACGGCCCTGGCCATTTTTTCCGTCTCCGTCTTTTTGCGGATGGCCACGGACAAGGAGCTGTTCGACACCTGGCAGTACTATGCCCTTGCCCTGTCGGTTGCCCTTCTCGCCACCAGCCGTATTCATCTGCTTTCGCTCTTGCTGCTTGTTTTTTACGTATGTTACTATAGAAGGAAGCCAAGGAATTTTATCATCTGGGCGCTTCTCCTTTTCTTTGTTGCCCTATGGATCGTCGTTGCGGTATTGAATACGGTCGATACCCGTATTTTGTTGGGAGCGACACCATCGACCATCTTTGTTTATTATCTGAAGAATCCGTTCATGTTCTTTCGGGTCCTCTTTGATACCATTCTAAGTGGTGATCGCATTCAATTTTACATTCATTCGTTTTTCGGCATCCTCGGCTGGGTGGATACGCTGTTCAGCTATGAAATCTATCCCGTTTTCATCTATCCCCTGATTCTCGTCGGCCTTCTTTCCATCTCCCCCGCCCGCTCCAGACCGGAGCGCACCGCGCGTCTGGTCGTTTTTTCGTGCGCCGTCCTGTCGATCCTGCTCATGTTCTTTGCCCTCCTTGTCACCTGGACCCCCCATCCCGCCCGCATGATCGAGGGCGTCCAGGGCCGCTACTTCCTGGTGCCCATGATCTTCATCTCCTATGCCATTTCCGGCGGGGGCAAACTCGATGCGGGCCTGTTGCGCAGGATCGCCCTCGTGGTCCTGCTTCTTCTGGGCCTGTACACGGTCGTTCATACCTCGTGGCTGCTCGTCAAACGGTATTATCTGGCCGATGCCCCGCCGGGGATCCCGTTTTTCTTGGACGAGGACGCGTCCGTTTCCGGAAAGGACCTGGCCGCCGGGCCGTTGGCCGTTCCGGCTGTGCAGGCTGGACCGTTGCGCGCGCCGGACTTGGCCGGGGCGCGGCCGTGGCCGGAGGCTGGCCGTGACGACTGA
- a CDS encoding glycosyltransferase family 2 protein: MDDMRLKICVVIPCYKVRERILDVIGKIGPEVSRIFVVDDCCPEGTGVFVEHACPDARVRVIGNSVNQGVGGAVMAGYKAAIAEGLDIIVKVDGDGQMDPTLIPDFVAPIAAGEADYTKGNRFFDLEQIHVMPKTRLLGNALLSFMTKISSGYWDLFDPTNGFTAIHVDVARHLPFEKISRRYFFETDMLFHLNRLRAVVVDVPMDAKYGDEVSNLKVPNIIGEFMAKHMRNFAKRIFYNYYLRDMSLASIELPIGILMFLAGAIFGLVHWMNSLRTGILTPPGTVMFSALPVIIGTQFILAFIGHDISSIPKNPIHLRRKRLNSIKFKYIQKDSR, translated from the coding sequence ATGGACGACATGCGGCTCAAGATATGCGTCGTCATACCATGTTACAAGGTCCGCGAACGCATCCTCGATGTGATCGGCAAGATCGGCCCGGAGGTCAGTCGTATCTTTGTCGTTGACGACTGTTGTCCCGAGGGCACGGGCGTCTTCGTGGAGCACGCGTGCCCGGATGCCCGGGTCAGGGTCATCGGGAATTCCGTGAACCAGGGTGTGGGCGGCGCGGTGATGGCCGGCTACAAGGCGGCCATTGCCGAGGGGCTGGACATCATCGTGAAGGTGGATGGCGACGGGCAGATGGACCCGACCCTGATTCCGGATTTTGTGGCCCCGATCGCGGCCGGGGAGGCCGACTACACCAAGGGAAACCGGTTTTTCGATCTGGAGCAGATCCATGTCATGCCCAAAACCCGCCTGCTTGGGAACGCCCTGTTGTCGTTCATGACCAAGATTTCCTCGGGGTATTGGGATTTGTTCGATCCGACAAACGGTTTTACGGCCATCCACGTCGATGTGGCCAGGCACCTGCCCTTCGAGAAGATCAGCCGGCGCTATTTTTTTGAGACGGATATGCTTTTCCACTTGAACAGATTGCGCGCCGTGGTGGTCGATGTTCCCATGGACGCGAAGTATGGTGACGAGGTGAGCAATCTCAAGGTCCCCAACATCATTGGCGAGTTCATGGCCAAACACATGCGGAATTTTGCGAAACGCATCTTCTACAATTACTACCTCAGGGATATGTCCCTGGCCTCGATTGAACTCCCCATCGGCATCCTCATGTTTTTGGCAGGGGCCATCTTCGGTTTGGTGCATTGGATGAACTCCCTGCGGACAGGCATCCTGACTCCGCCCGGAACGGTCATGTTTTCCGCCTTGCCGGTGATCATTGGAACGCAATTCATACTGGCGTTTATCGGGCATGACATTTCCTCCATACCCAAAAACCCGATCCACTTGCGGAGGAAGAGGCTGAATAGCATAAAATTCAAGTACATTCAGAAAGACAGCCGTTGA
- a CDS encoding chemotaxis protein CheC, with protein sequence MELSPMQLDILQELINIGVGRAAGMLNRMVNTHIQLQVPELLVLSAQDLINRYDARRKEFFSAVQLTFSGHFSGLSALIFPPDSASRLVSIILGNSVIAPEEVDAMRVETLQEVGNIVLNGVMGSIGNILKETIVFSSPDYVEERFEKLVLFGEDTASEAMVLMARTQFTIKDHLIEGEVLILFSLASFDTLLDAIDGLVAG encoded by the coding sequence ATGGAACTCTCCCCCATGCAACTGGACATTCTCCAGGAGCTTATCAACATCGGCGTGGGCCGGGCCGCGGGCATGCTCAACCGCATGGTCAACACCCACATTCAGTTGCAGGTGCCCGAGCTTCTGGTGCTTTCCGCGCAAGACCTCATCAACCGCTACGACGCACGGCGCAAGGAGTTTTTTTCGGCCGTGCAACTGACGTTTTCAGGGCATTTTTCCGGGTTAAGCGCCTTGATCTTTCCTCCGGACAGCGCGTCCCGACTGGTGAGCATCATCCTGGGGAATTCCGTGATCGCGCCCGAGGAAGTCGACGCCATGCGCGTGGAAACCCTGCAGGAGGTGGGCAACATCGTGCTCAATGGCGTCATGGGCTCCATCGGGAACATCCTCAAGGAGACCATCGTGTTTTCTTCTCCAGATTACGTGGAGGAGCGTTTCGAGAAGCTGGTGCTCTTTGGCGAGGACACGGCCAGCGAGGCCATGGTGCTTATGGCCAGGACCCAGTTCACCATCAAGGACCATCTTATCGAGGGCGAGGTGCTTATCCTTTTCAGCCTGGCATCCTTCGACACCCTGCTTGACGCCATCGACGGCCTGGTTGCGGGCTAG